The DNA window TGAATAAAAACATTTCGATTGGGAAATGAGATCTATTTGAATAAGGACTTATACTTCCTGTCTgtttgatcaattatttttttttgtttttccttAATCTCAAGAAgtatttaataattatattctGAAATGTGATGTCATATCAAGTACTATTCACGTGACATACTAccttttgttgtttccaATAATACCTAAAATCACTATATAATGGTACAATTCATGTATTAATGGCTTTGTAATGTGTTTGTACAGCTTTGCTTTGTACATTGCATGTACAAATAGGTAATAGATGTGACATGTTCACTATTGGCACCGGATCAGGATTTTTCGGTTATACAATTATTCGATCAACTCACACGCACTTTGACCGAATTATGGCTTAAAATTTGAgcggttttttttttctactCTCTAATCGGATTTCGGCCCCAGCACATAATAAAATCACCATCACTTATTATATACCAGTCCattctcctcctcctcGTTCCCTTTTTAGAAGATACCAATTGCgattcctttttctttcttagtttgattgataaattattaccaaAATTGCAAAATGTCCGAATCAGACACCTCTGAAGTTgatatttcattaaatcaacaatctCCAACTCAACTGCCCCAACTTTCACAAGAAACCAAacctaaaaagaaatcagtTGGATTTGCTGCTGCCCCAGAAGAGGACCTTAGAGAACATCACAAAGttttaaaacaaaaggAAGAGATCAAATTGAAGTCATCTCCATTTCATAAAATCCCGGCTGAATTGGCATATttagaaaaaagaaattccaAAATAGATCCCAAACCaatcattgataaaaatgCCAATCATGCCCCAGCACCCAATAGTAGATTCCGATTAAAAGACTTGCCTGATTTGAgcaaattgaaattttttgatgTCAAGAATATTTCCGTGCAAAATAAAGAAACCGAATTGCAGTTTCATTATACTACTATCGATTTACCACCAAGATCCGATAGTGTCATTGTTGATATCAAATTTGGAGGATTGAACTCATTGGATTATGCTAAGATTAATCAATATGTGTTGAATCTTAGTAATGTCAAAGTTGGAATGGGGTATGAGTTTTCTGGGGTTATCACCAACGTTGGTTCCTCTATGGCCAAGAATTACTCTGTTGGAGATTATGTTTTTGGATTGATAGACCCTACATCAAGACGTGgatcattatcaacaagTCAGTTGATTTATCCTAACCGAgatatattgataaaagttgatgaagaaactTTAAATAAGCTTCATGAAGTTGATATCAATGTAAATACTACTGAAGTTGGGAAGGATTTTCAAGTTGAAGAAGAGGATGAATTCTCAACAACCCCAGACGAGGATAACAAAGATGAGGTGACAGCAGCAGATCACAACAATTCTGGATCGCATAATACATTTCCTCCATTGGCAAAGTTATGTTCTTTCCCATTATTATACAACCATTCCAAACAATTACTTCAACACTTGAATCCAAAAAATACTGAGGCaaatattttgatcaatggtGCTGACACAAACCTTGGATTAACATTACTACAAATCTTGTTGACAGAATATCCGAACCTTGAATATATGAAGCTTGTTTTGGTTATTCGAGAGAAATCTTTGAAATTTATGGAACGTattgttgatcaatttcaaaaaagataTTATAATCCTTCTCAAGCCAGagattttaaaattataagttttgatttatttaatgatgGATTGTACTTTGCTGGGGAAAAAATCCCCGTCAATTTCAAgaaaccaaatttttttgctaGTGAAGTGATCAATGCATTATTAGTACCTCTTCGTCATGGTGGCAGtgaagaacaacaacaaaaaattaatgaagCAAACATtaatgattataaattgGATATGATTGTCGATTTAATTGGATGTAAGAAATATTTCCAAACCACTAGTaccaaaatcaatgaaattgaGAATATTAATTTACCATTCAAACAGAATATATCCACTTCTCTTGggaaattatttaatggGAACGTTAAGGAACCTTTGTTGGCACGGATTTTAAAACCGAAAAAGTATGGATCTAGTTTGGTTAGTGCATGCAATTTTGATACCAAGGAGCCAACGTATGATATTGATCATTTGGTTAGTTTCCAAGAAGGTATATTAAATCCATGGTCAAGTTCTTGGACGAGCAGTTTGTTGAACAATTGGacaaattataattatcaCCAGGAAACAGGATTGAGTTTCAAACTGCAATGGTGTCAACAGGCTTTGGATTTGGTACTTGATGATAAGTTGAAGTTCAAAATTGATGGATTGACAGAATGGAAAAACTTTAAAAAGAAGGATGTAAGAGTTGACGATGCTAAGTATATTTTGCAAGTTGAAGACTTTTAGAAACGTGCTATGTGTAGTGTAGCTAAATGAGGTTAAAATAAACTATACTTGGTGTGATCATCTGTTGGCCCTTGGGTATGGAGAGGATAACTCTTGTTATTATGGCAATTCTCTTTGTACGCTTGTGTATGCTGGTCTTGGTTTATGATTCTCGTAAAGTGATTCcttattgataattacaCAAACTTGATTTAGGGTTTAGATGTCGCGTTCAAATATTCCCCAAAGATCTACACTCAAATGTTTCAGTAAACACCTTCtattatcattaacatTCTCTTTTAACCCCAAGGAAAACACCTTCTTTAcacaatttctttttgaattCATAAAAAACTTTAAAATTTAAGTAATACTATATACTATATACTACTATTGTTATCGTTAATTGCactataaaaaaaaagattagaTTTCATCAATGGGATCGTTTCTATCTAAGGACATCCTCCACAAGCAGTTTATGGATCGTATGGaccaaaatattcaagCTTGACAGGAATATTCTTTTTACCCAAATGAActttcatttctttcatGAATTCTCTTGGACCAATAAGGTATACATCATGTTCTGGTGCAATAAAATCTAAATCATCAGTAGTCAATTTACGGTTGAATACTTTGTCAATAACAACCTTGTCATCAATGACATTATCTTCtgaaaaatattcattaaCTTGAAACTTGTCACCAAATCTGCACTTGTATTCTTTGAAAAGATTACCAAATGCTCTGGTCTCGGCAGATCTATTTGAGTACAAGAGTCTGACTTTTCTTCCCTCTTCTAAAGCACGTTCAATCATAGGTACCAAGGGTGTAATACCAATACCACCAGCAACAAAGACTAATTCCTTGTTTGTAGATGCATCATAGACAAAGTTACCAGCAGCAGGAGCAACTTTCAAAATGTCGCCAactttcaaatcattatgAATGTATCCTGATATTTTACCACCTGGGACATGTCTGACAGAAATTCTATATTCGTTTCCCTTAGGAAATTCGGAAATTGAGTATTCACGAGAGATCTCGAATTCTTCACCTGGTATTTTCCATCTGAAACACAAGTATTGACCACGTTCAGGTTTAGGTAATGGCAAAAGTTCTTTATCAACTGGGGTAAAGTATACAGATTTCACATCTTTACATTCTTGAACAATTCTTGTCACTTTGAAATCTTTAAACCAATGCCATGGTTGTTTGGTATACTCTGCAGCTtctaaatcaatcaataatttagCCAAGTTTCCGTAAGCAGTGGTCCAGGCATCCAAAAAGTCTTGGTTAGCAATTTCTGGAGGTAACAATTCAACCATAGTTTGGATAAGACAAGTACCAACAATCGGGTAGTGTTCTGGCAACACTTGCAAACCAATATGTTTGACAACAATCTGGTTAACAAAATCTGTCAATGGAGTCAAATCTTCAATGTTTTTAGCATAATTCAACAAAGCAAATGCTAAAATTTTTGGTTGTctcaataatttttgatcggtagaattgaaaaatggttTGACCTCATTGTAATTTCCCAACATACgttgataaaatttttgagTTAATGTTTCACCGGctttttctaaaattgGAACGGTGTCCAAAATGATTTTGGTTTGAGATGGAGTTAATTGTTTGGTTTCGTATTCGATTGTCATGATAGTTGCTATTCTAAGGTTGTCTAAACAAGGTTTATCTATTATAGAATGATATGaaagaatataaaattgaaataatcaTTTGGAAACATTGGAAAGTTGATCTCTATTTATAATGGATTTGagaaaaaaggaaagaaacGAATAAAAGCATcgaaaaattggaaaacgAATATGCAAGACAAAACACGTTTAATGATTTTCCCGTCCATGCCCCGACggtaataattgaaaacaacaactccAATCTACTATTACAGAAAATgtatgataataataatacttaCTGCATACGAAGAATGGTaattattggaaaataATCACAAATGGAATGATTACTATTGGAAGagaattttgttttgggaTAATCATCAGATGTTTTTTGTGTGGTTTTGTGTCATTTAGTTTAAAAATGATGGAGTTGGGAAAAAGCCGGAGTGTTCCAGCCTATACACTCCTTTGGGGATTTAGGTTTTCATTCTTTTAGGATTCTTCAATTCTCTCGGTCTTTGAACCTGAACGAGCAATTGATAAGTATAATTAGTGCTACTACCACCCATTAGTGTACTTTATACGATGGTGTTGAGTGTAGACTATACGAAAAGAAAGGaacaaatagaaaaaaaaaaaaaaaaaagaataagtCAAAAAATGGTATAATCTATTGTTTTAAGTATGAAAGTTGAGTCTATGGTTCTGGTTTCTacattttttgtttgggACGGCGTTAAGCTAGACATTCTCCTTTTTGTTTAGGGCGTCTTCGTTATTGCTGCAAGCGTATGCAACTTTAAGTGGGTCTGTTAATTTATTTGCTGTATATGTTGTGTTGATGGGTATGTGGTGGGGCACTATGCAAGACCAAAATGAACCCATATCTTTTAATAAGAATGGAAGAATATTGATAAGCTTAGTTGGTGATTGtcatttttcttctctcCTGGTGGTGGCTGAGGAACGATCGTAATTCTATTAATAGAGCCCCCAACGGTTTGGAGCGATAAGTCCaggtcaaaaaaaaaaaagggggggaGAGTGGAAATAATGCTAAGCATCTATACCATTTATTTAGTCTAGAATACATTTCATCCTTCAATTGTAGTTGATATTATTGCGGGGATAATTGTTGGTGGAGGTTCTTGTGAGCATTTGAAAATCTCTGGGAATAAGAAAACAAAGCTCGGTAATAAGCTTGTCGTGTATAGTCAACCACGCAAATAACGGGAATAAAGAGGCCCCGAAAAACGCTATTCCCGTGATTAGTCAAGTTAACCTGTCTagagcaacaacaacaacatattACGGGAATAACCGTTTATGTTTTCGAACGGTTCTTAACTTACATTGATAAAGGTATTAGGTAGATTGAGGTCAATTAAACTCTAAACAGTGTCGTATGATTAGTggtttgttattgttattggcAATTTTAGGCTTCAATTAAcgaaagaagaaataccATAATTACTAATGAGAGTAGGTAGATTACTAATAAAGTTGTTAATATTATGCATAAGTTTGTTGCAAATTTATGTTAGGCTTTGAAGTGAGTCTAGAAGTTTTTTCTGAGAACATACACATTCAAATCGATAACAGGCTCAACATTGACACTTACTAAAAAGATCTTATATATAAGAATTATTAAGCACGATGGTCGTTCTATAAAACCAAGTGATATTTTAGTTGGTATTAATGTTACTATGGTCTGAAAGTCTTCTAAAGGATGGTTTGGGTTTTTACGGTCAGTAGGAGTTGTATGGTATGAATTTGAgtcaaacaaatttttgCAGTCATTTCTTGTAGAATTTTAACAAAAATTGGCAAATATAGATTATAATAGTTCgttaaaacaacaacaaacataACAGTACAAATTTCTTTATacacaaataaataatggtTTCATTGcatgaaaataatttttaagCATATGTCATCTAAGATGGCTTTCACTGTGGAGTGGGGTCGTCTCTTAGTTTTTGAGGAGATCTCAAGTATGTTATCACGTGACCACACTCACATTTTcaaacaatatttttaaagTGAGGAACACATTCTTAGAGTAATCTTGAGCCACATGAAATCAAATGTGAAGAGATACAGATTCGCATTTTGAATTCTTTGTCACGCGCCGAGGTTGCAATGGTTGATGTGGATACTTTAAAGACTCACAAACACATTGACACACCTatcaatcaacaacaactctTATCTAAAAATTAGCTTGAACACATGTATAATCAGAATTACGTACAtcacaagaaaaaaaaataataagatACCCTTGAGCGAACGGCACCATAAAGATAAGTCGTATGTTCTCTAATTTTTAGTCTGCTGATTACACCATAGATAGCGTAAAAATGTGGATCCCCAAATAACTAAACTAACAATTGCGTTTCAATCAAAAACTGTAAAtcatatcaatattatatgGTGAAAACATAGTAATAGTCAACGGAGAGCcttgtgttgttgttgttggttgaCAACAGGAAATTtctatttattattttgccGTTGCCAATTACGTATGGGCCGATCTGGAATTTCAGAAACATATGcatacatatatatgtCTTTGACCGCCTGGATCTAGAtcttccttccttcctttcatttttttttttttcttttgcaGCTTTTTTTAAAGAGCTTGTTTTTACTGTTGTGGCTGATGAATACAAATTTGCATTCGATTTACGTCCACAATTACCATTGTTTCCCTCCAGGAGTCTAAACCCTAGTTAAACAAATTGCAATTAACACTAAGAATATATTTGTGAAATTGGGcgggaaaaaaaaaagcgcaaaatatttctttttacaGAGGGAATTTTCATTGTGGAGATTCAGGTCTATCTAAAATgtaaattatcaatgaagaacaaaaaagttCAAAGAATGGAAATATACTACACAAAATTGTGAATTTCCATTGATAGTAGAATATCTCCCAATGACAATAGAAAAGGAGACGCCAGTTTTGCTTTTTtctattcttcttctctaGGTTTTTCATGAAATGACGTTTTGAAGTAATTCGGGCTATAttgaacaacaaacaacaccACAGTCAAGGAACGGcattaaaaagaataaagatATAAGCATacataaatgaaaaaaaaagggagaAGGATTgaaagataaagaaaagTGGTACAAAACAGGTAACAAGcaatcaaacaattgattctaCTGCCACTAATTGTGACtgaataaaacaaaaataaataaaattggaaaatctCAATTCCAATAACATGTTATTGTTAGATTTGAAATGAAACAATAACTAAATCCATTGTTCAGTAACTTCTGTCAATGATTAAGAAGAAAACTAGATCTTTAACTTTAACTTTAACTCTAACTCTAGATTCTCaagtttttagttttgcCAAGTAAAACCCCAAacctattattattctttctttttgtttttaccCCTTGACTTTTGACATATTATTTGACAGTAATGATACCccttaaaaaaataacactTCAGTTCTTGGTATCCAAATTCTCGGCATCgtttaattataatttcaaGTGgcaatgattttttttttttaaaaaaaggAACATAGTTTTAGTTGACATGGAACGTCAACAAAcacaaatttcaaatcataaCCCTCCTGTCAACAAACACACCAcatcaataatgataatggttGCACGGCACCACAAAAcacaaaattgatttctaCTAATACAGTCACAATAGAGTCTTCACCATATCCGAGAAATAGTGGTATCGGATGCTGATTTACTCTTacttttttgaaaacaaagaagaaagttCAAGTGTTTATGCATCCACTAAAAAACTGGACTAAACTAACCTTTCCAGTTCAATTATTCACGCGTGTAGTTCAAAGATATGGAAAGTTCTTTTTCCGTCATCAAACCActaatttgttttaatacTTGGTAAACAGAACCCGCAAACGGAAAAgcaaatgatgattttagTAATTTAGACTGGAATTGAATAAGAACTATATGAACGGATAAGTTGAATTGAACGAAATGCATTTGACAAAACGGCATCAACTTAAAATCATTcacaaaaaacaataacaaagaGCACCACGATCAATAGCAATGATATATGatatcaaaaaaacaatataaaaGGATAGATGATTTCCCTTGTTGTGGAGAATTGgaatattatcaatcaatcaagtaacaacaacaacaacaacctccataatcaaaaaaacaaatctttcaatgtttttaaagaatatttttattgCTCTTGCTATTGCTTTATTAGTCGATGCTACTCCAACAACCAAGAGATCAGCTGGGTTTGTTGCCTTAGATTTTAGTGTTGTGAAAACCCCAAAAGCTTTCCCAGTCACTAATGGTCAAGAAGGTAAAACTTCCAAAAGACAAGCAATCCCAGTGACTTTACACAATGAACAAGTCACTTATGCTGCTGATATTACTGTTGGATctaatcaacaaaaacttaatgttattgttgatactGGTTCATCTGATTTATGGGTTCCAGATGCTAATGTTGATTGCCAAGTCACCTATAGTGATCAAACTGCTGATTTCTGTAAACAAAAGGGAACATATACTCCAAGTAGTTCATCAGCTTCTCAAGATTTAAACACTCCATTCAAAATCGGTTATGGTGATGGTTCTTCATCTCAAGGTACCTTATATAAGGATACTGTTGGGTTTGGTGGTGCTTCCATTAAAAACCAAGTGTTGGCTGATATTAGTTCTacttcaattgatcaagGTATTTTGGGAGTTGGTTATAAAACCAATGAAGCTGGTGGTGATTATGACAATGTTCCAGTCAcattaaaaaaacaagGGGTGATTGCCAAGAATGCTTATTCACTTTACCTTAACTCCCCAAATGCTGCTACGGGACAAATTATTTTCGGTGGTATTGATAATGCTAAATATAGTGGATCTTTAATTACATTGCCAGTTACTTCCAATACCGAATTAAGAATCAGTTTGGGATCAGTTGAAGTTGCTGGTAAAACCATCAACACCGATAATGTCGATGTTCTTTTGGATTCCGGTACCACCATTACTTATCTCCAACAAGATCTTGCTGATCAAGTTGTTAAAGCATTCAATGGTGAATTAACCCAAGATTCTAGTGGTAACTCATTCTACCTTGTTGATTGTAATGTGTCTGGAGATGTGGTATTCAATTTTAGTAAAAACGCAAAGATTTCTGTTCCTGCTTCTGAATTTGCTGCTCCTTTACAAACTGATGATGGCCAAACATATTCTAAATGTCAATTACTTTTCGATGTCAATGATGCCAATATTCTCGGTGATAACTTTTTGAGATCAGCTTACATTGTTTATGATTtggatgataatgaaatttcttTAGCTCAAGTCAAATACACTTCTGAATCCAGCATTTCGGCCATTAATTAGAATATCACCAGAAGTTTTCAGTTTGACACTGTTACCTTATTTCAAGATTTTAttagttgttttttttttttcgattctttcattttataAAATACCATTAGATTAAAagtacatatatatatatatatatatttgatttcattcATCAAAATGTATTTATGATGCAGTAGTGCAAGATTTACGAATAGAATTTAGTAGTGTCTCATCACAAGTCACGaataaaactattttgGAATTCTGTCCAATTGCAACAActctttttgatttctcAGCAAAAGAAATGATTCTGA is part of the Candida dubliniensis CD36 chromosome R, complete sequence genome and encodes:
- a CDS encoding flavohemoglobin, putative (Similar to S. cerevisiae YHB1;~duplicated gene - see Cd36_33470), with translation MTIEYETKQLTPSQTKIILDTVPILEKAGETLTQKFYQRMLGNYNEVKPFFNSTDQKLLRQPKILAFALLNYAKNIEDLTPLTDFVNQIVVKHIGLQVLPEHYPIVGTCLIQTMVELLPPEIANQDFLDAWTTAYGNLAKLLIDLEAAEYTKQPWHWFKDFKVTRIVQECKDVKSVYFTPVDKELLPLPKPERGQYLCFRWKIPGEEFEISREYSISEFPKGNEYRISVRHVPGGKISGYIHNDLKVGDILKVAPAAGNFVYDASTNKELVFVAGGIGITPLVPMIERALEEGRKVRLLYSNRSAETRAFGNLFKEYKCRFGDKFQVNEYFSEDNVIDDKVVIDKVFNRKLTTDDLDFIAPEHDVYLIGPREFMKEMKVHLGKKNIPVKLEYFGPYDP
- the SAP2 gene encoding aspartyl proteinase, putative; amino-acid sequence: MFLKNIFIALAIALLVDATPTTKRSAGFVALDFSVVKTPKAFPVTNGQEGKTSKRQAIPVTLHNEQVTYAADITVGSNQQKLNVIVDTGSSDLWVPDANVDCQVTYSDQTADFCKQKGTYTPSSSSASQDLNTPFKIGYGDGSSSQGTLYKDTVGFGGASIKNQVLADISSTSIDQGILGVGYKTNEAGGDYDNVPVTLKKQGVIAKNAYSLYLNSPNAATGQIIFGGIDNAKYSGSLITLPVTSNTELRISLGSVEVAGKTINTDNVDVLLDSGTTITYLQQDLADQVVKAFNGELTQDSSGNSFYLVDCNVSGDVVFNFSKNAKISVPASEFAAPLQTDDGQTYSKCQLLFDVNDANILGDNFLRSAYIVYDLDDNEISLAQVKYTSESSISAIN